DNA from Pseudomonas mendocina:
CGGCAACTGAGGAATCCCCATGCGCCTCTACAGTGCTTCAACAGGCTGCACGTACCTACCATCCGTGCACGGCTCGGCAGTGCCCGGCGATGCCGTTGAAATCGACGAGAAAACCTTCCAGGACGTCATAGCAAACCCTGCACCCGGAATGGTTAGGTCCCACAACGACTCAGGCTTGCCATTCCTCGTACCAGCGCCAGCCCTCGTAATCACCGATGAAACCCTCTGCGCCCGCATCGACACCGCCGCAGACGCCGCCCGCCGCGCAGTCGCCGGCGACCCATTGCGCGCCGTCGAATACGACCGCGCCCGTCTCGCCGCTGAACAGTTCGCCGCCGCCGGCTACCAGGGCGAAGTGCCGACGATGGTTGCCGCCTGGGCCATCAACGGCCGCACGCCGCAGCAGGCTGCTGACAGCATCCTCGCCGAGGCAGCGGCCTACACCAACGCCCTGGAGCTGCTGCGCACCACCCGCCTGGCGGCCAAGGAGCAAATCCGCGTACTGATGGCCGCCAACCAGGTCGAACAGGCCCAGCAGCTCACCGACCAGACCATCGCCGCCATCGAAGCCGCCGTCGCCGGCATCGGCAACAACGCCTGACCCGCACGCCTGCTGCACCTGTTGCCCCGCCCAGCGCGGGGCTTTTTTGTGCGCGCCCTGTACCGCGCCCCGCTACAGCCCGCGCCGCTCGCGCCACTTGCGCGCGCGCGGCAACCTCAAGGCTCACTGCAACGGCACCACGCCACCAGGAGCTAGCCCATGTCCACCGAATTTCACCATGGCGTGCGCGTCCTCGAAATCAACGAAGGCACTCGCCCCATCCGCACGATCTCCACCGCCGTGGTGGGCATGGTCTGCACTGCCAGCGATGCCGACCCCGAGGTCTTCCCGCTCAACAAACCCGTACTGCTCACCAACGTCCTGACCGCCTCCGGCAAGGCCGGCGAGCTCGGCACCCTGGCCCGCAGCCTGGATGCCATCGCCGACCAGACCAAGCCCGTCACCGTTGTGGTTCGCGTAGCGGATGGCGAAGGCGAAGACGCCGCCGCCAAAGAGGCCGACCAAACCACCAAGATCATCGGCGGCGTCACCGCTGGCGGCCAGTACACCGGCCTCAAGGCGCTCATGGCGGCCGAGGCACAGCTCGGCGTGCGCCCGCGCATCCTCGGCGTGCCGGGGCTCGACAACTTGCCGGTCACCACCGAGCTGGCCACCATTGCCGAGCAAATGCGCGCCTTCGCCTACGCCAGCGCCTGGGGCGCCGACAACGTATCCGAGGCCATCGCCTACCGTGAGGGCTTCGGCTCGCGCGAGCTCATGCTCATCTGGCCCGACTTCATCAACTGGGACACCGCCACCAGCAGCAACGCCCCGGCCGCAGCCGTAGCCCGCGCCCTCGGCCTGCGCGCCAAGATCGACCAGCAGGTCGGCTGGCACAAAACCCTGTCCAACGTCGCCGTCAACGGCGTTACCGGCCTGTCCCGCGACATCTACTGGGACCTGCAGAACCCCGCCACCGATGCCGGCCTGCTCAACGCCAGCGAAGTCACCACCCTGATTCGCCGCGACGGCTTCCGCTTCTGGGGCAACCGCACCACCAGCGCCGACCCGCTGTTTGCCTTCGAGAACTACACCCGCACCGCCCAGGTGCTGGCCGACACCATGGCCGAGGCCCACTTCTGGGCCGTGGACAAGCCCATGCACGGCAGCCTGGTCAAAGACATCATCGACGGCATCAACGCCAAGTTCCGCGAGCTTAAAACCGGTGGCTACATCATCGACGGCCAGTGCTGGTTCGATGAAGACGCCAACGACAAGGACACCCTCAAGGCCGGCAAGCTGTTCCTCGACTACGACTACACCCCCGTGCCGCCGCTCGAAGACCTCACCCTCCGCCAGCGCATCACCGACCGCTACCTCATCAACTTCGCCGACAGCGTGAAGGCCTGACCCATTCACCCGCGCGGCCCCGGCCGCGCCGTAGGAGAGCACCACCATGGCGCTGCCCAAAAAGCTCAAGCACATGAACATTTTCAACGATGGCAATAGTCACCAAGGCGAGGCCAAGACCGTCACCCTGCCCAACCTCACCCGCAAGCTGGAAGCCTTCCGCGGGGCCGGCATGGACGGCCCGGTAAAAGCCGACCTCGGCATGGGCGATGACGGCATCCAGCTCAGCTACACCCTTGGCGGCTGGGCACTGATCACCCTGCGGCAGTACGGCGCTGTTCGCGCCGATGGCGTCATGCTGCGTTTCATGGGCTCCGTTCAACGTGACGACACCGGCGAAGTCAGCGCCGTCGAAGTCGTCGTGCGTGGCCGGCATGAGGAAATCAGCTTCGGCGACGCCTCCCCCGGCGAAGACACCGAGCACGAAATCACCGTCACCTGCAGCTACTACAAGCTCACCGTAGACGGCGAAGACATCATCGAAATCGACCTCCTCAACTTCGTCTTCATCGTCGACGGCACCGACCTGCTAGAAGCGCACCGTCGCAACATCGGCCTGTAACCCGCATAACCCACCCCCGATGCCGGCAGCGCTGCCCCGCAGCGTGCGCCGGCCCTTACACCCGAAGGAGCCCACCCATGGACAACGACGAGAAAAAGCAGGATTCGGCCGCCGCAGAGGCCGCCCCGGCCAAGAACCCCAACGAGGCCACCGTCACGCTCGACACCCCCATCGTGCGCGGCAACCAGACCATCAACGAAATCGTCCTGCGCAAGCCGAAATCCGGCGAGCTGCGCGGCGTCGCCCTCACCGACCTGCTGCAAATGGACGTGCTCGCACTGCGTAAAGTGCTGCCGCGCATCACCACCCCCAGCCTGACCGACTACGAGATCGGCAACATGGACCCAGCCGACCTCGTCGACTGCGCCGGCAAGGTGGCGGTTTTTTTGCTGAAGAAGTCGGCGAGGGAAGCTGTCCTCGACGCGTAGACGACGCCATGGCGGACATCGCCATGGTCTTTCACTGGGCGCCGGCCGACATGGACGCATTCGGCCTGGCAGAACTGATCGACTGGCGCGAAGAAGCCAGAAAGCGTTGGGAGCGGCAGCATGGCCAATGATTTGAAAATGGAGGTCATCCTCCAGGCGATTGACCGTGCCACCCGCCCCATTCGCGCCATCACCCAGGGCAGCGTTGGGCTGGGTCGCGCACTCAAGGAATCCCGCGACCAGCTCAAGGCCATGCAGGCCCAACAGCGCGACATCAGCAGTTGGCGCACCCTGCGCACCGCCGCCGGGCAAACCGAGCAATCACTCCAGCAAGCCCGCGACCGAGTCAAGGAACTCGGCCGCCAGATGGCTGCCAACGGCGTGCCCACGCGCCAGATGCAACGCGACCTGCAGGGCGCCATCCGCGAGGCTACCAAGCTCAAGCGCGAGCACCAGGAGCAACAGACCCAGCTCCAGGGCCTGCGTAACAAACTTAACGCCGCCGGCATCAGCACCCGCAACCTGAGCACGCACGAGCGCGAGCTCCGGGGTCGCATCGAGCACACCAACAAGAGCATTGCCGACCAGACCAAGCGCATGCAGGCGCTCAGCCAGCAGACCAAACGCCTGGCCCAGGCCCGCGCACAGTACGACAAAACCCAGCAGCTCGCCGGCAGCATGGCCGGCTCCGGCGCGGCTGGCCTGGCGTCCGGTAGCGGCATCCTCTACGGCCTGCGTACCGTACTGGCGCCGGGCCTTGAGTTCGACACCACCATGAGCAAGGTGCAGGCCCTCACAGGCCTAGACAAAGCCGACGAGCAGCTCGCAGCCATCCGCGCCCAGGCCCGCAAGCTGGGCGCCGAAACCATGTTCAGCGCCACAGACGCAGCGCAAGGCCAGGCGTTCCTGGCCATGGCAGGCTTCACGCCGAAGAACATCATGGCCGCCATGCCCGGCCTGCTCGATATGGCCAAGGCCGGCGATATGGAGCTCGGCCGCACCGCTGACATTGCCTCCAACATCCTCGGCGGATTCCGCATTGACCCCAGCGAAATGGGCCGCGTCGCGGACGTACTCACCAAGGCGTTCACCACCTCCAACATGAACCTGGAGATGCTCGGCGACACCATGTCATACGTCGGCCCTGTAGCGGCCACGGCAGGCATGAGCCTTGAAGAGGCCGCCGCCATGGCCGGCCTGCTCGGCAACGTCGGCATTCAGGCGACCAAGTCCGGTACCACCTTGCGCGCCATGCTGCTGCGCCTGGCAGCCCCCGTAGGCCCGGCCCAAAAAGCCATGAAGGAACTCGGCATCAGCGCCAAGGACTCCGAGGGCAATATCCGCGGTATCACCACTGTCCTGGGCGAAGTCGCCAAGGCCACCGAGAAACTCGGAGACGGTGATCGGCTGGAATACTTCAAGGCCATCTTCGGCGAAGAGCCCGCCGCCGGTATGGCCGAACTGATTCACCAGGCCGGCGCCGGTGGCATCCTCAAGTACCTGGAAGTAGTCGAGAACAACGCCGGGGCCGCCGCCAAAACCGCCAAGATCATGGCCGACAACCTCACCGGCGACTTGGACGAACTCTTCTCCGGCCTCGACGAGGTACGCATCGAGCTGTTTGACCAGCAAAACGGCGCGCTGCGCGAGTTCGTCCAGGGCCTCACCGAAATGGTCGGCCGCCTTGGCGTCTGGGTGAAGGAAAACCCCAAGCTCACCGCACAGATACTCAAGATGGTCGCCGGCCTGGGGCTGATCATGGCCACCATGGGCGGCCTGACGCTGATGCTCGCCTCGATCCTCGGCCCCTTCGCCATGGTGCGCTACGCCATGATGCTGCTCGGCATTAAAAGCCTTGGCGCTGTGGCAGGTCTCAAGGCGGTCGGTGGAGTGCTGGTGTGGCTCGGCCGCGCCCTCATGCTCAACCCCATCGGCCTGGCCATCACCGCCCTGGCGGCCGCCGCGCTGATCTACGAAAACTGGGATCGAATCGTCCCCTTTTTCCAAAGCCTGTGGCCGCGCGTCACCGAGGGCATCGCCAACCTGTGGGCAGAGATCAAGGCCGGGTTTGCCGGCGGCTTCAGCGGCATCACCGCGCTCATTCTCAACTTCTCCCCGTTGGGCCTGTTCTATCGCGCCTTCGCCACAGTCATGAGCTACTTCGGCGTAGAGCTGCCCACCAAGTTCAGCGAGCTCGGCGGCAACATCATCCAGGGGCTGATCAACGGCTTCACCAGCATGTTTCCCAAGCTCGCATCGGCCATTGGCGGCGTGGCAGAGGGCGTCGTCACCAAGTTCAAGGGCTTGCTCGGCATCCACTCCCCGTCGCGCGTCTTCGCCGAGCTGGGCGGCTTCACCATGCAAGGGCTGGAAAAAGGCCTTGTCGGTGGCCAGGGCGGCCCGCTCGACGCCGTACTCGGCCTGGGCAAGCAACTGGCTGCCGCTGGTGCCATCACCTTCGGCGCGGCCGGCAGCGCCATCGCCATGGACAACCGCCCGCCGCTCGGCGCCGGCGGCCCGGTCGGTGGCGCCCAGGTGCAACAGGCAGCCCCCATCGTCATCAACGTGCATGCAGCGCCAGGCATGGACGAGCAGCAGCTCGCCCGCCAGGTGGCCGCCGAAGTGGCCAAGATCCAGCGCGCCCAACAGGCCCGCAGCCGCAGCGCACTGTCAGACCAGGATTGATTAACCAGGAGCACCCGCCATGATGATGGCCCTCGGCATGTTCACCTTTGGCCTGCCAACCATTGCGTACCAGGAGCTGCAGCGCTCCACCGAGTGGCGCCACGGCTCCACCAGCCGCATCGGCACCAACCCCGCCAGCCAGTACCTGGGCAGGGGGGAGGACACCATCACACTGCCCGGCACCCTGCTGCCCGGCCTAGTCGGCTCGCCGCTCAGCCTCGACACCCTGCGCATGATGGCTGACACCGGTAAAGCCTGGCCCCTGGTCGGCGGTACCGGCCGCATCTACGGCGCATGGGTTATCACCAGCATCAGCGAAACGCAGCAAATATTCTTCGAAGACGGCACCCCACGCCGCTACGAATTCACCATCAACCTCAAGCGCATCGACGACGGCCGCACCGACATGCTCGGCAGCCTCACCGGCATCCTCGGCGGCGCCCTGCGCGGCGTACTCGGTGGGCTGCTGTGAGCCTGTTCAGCCAAGCCGAGCAGATGCTCGAGCGCGCCGCCAACGGCTACCGCGACCTCACGGCCTACCCGCGCCCCATCTGCCGCCTGGTGGTCAACGGCACCGACATAACCAACGCGATCGAGGCCCGCCTTATCAGCATCGAGCTGACGGACAATCGCGGGCTGGAGGCTGACCAGCTCGACATAAGCCTCAGCGACCACGACGGCCTGCTCGCCATCCCGCCACGCGGCGCCACCCTTGAGTTGTGGCTTGGCTGGAGTGATACCGGCCTGGTCGACAAAGGCACCTACACCGTTGACGAAACCGAGCACAGCGGCGCGCCGGACACCCTCAGCATTCGCGCCCGCAGCGCCGACATGCGCGGCGGCCTCAAGGTCAAACGCGAACGCTCATGGGACGGCACGCCGCTGGCCTTCATCATCAGCGCCATCGCCACCGCCTACGGCCTCACCCCACTGGTTGGCGCCGGCCTGGCCGCCATCAACATTGCCCACCTCGACCAGGCCAACGAGTCAGACGCCAACCTGCTCAGCCGCCTCGGCCGCGAGCATGACGCCATCGCCACCGTAAAGGCCGGCCGGCTGCTGTTCATGCCCACCGGCAAGGCCACCACCGCCAGCGGCCTGGCCCTGCCACACGTCACCCTGACCAGGGCAGACGGCGACCAACACCGCTTTCTACAAGCCGACCGCGACGCCTACACCGGCGTAAAGGCCTACTACTACGACGTGAACAGCGCGGACAAGAAAGAGGCCATCGCCGGCGCCGGTGACAACCTCAAGGAACTGCGCCACAGCTACACCGACCAGGCCAGCGCCCTGCAGGCCGCCCGCGCCGAGTTCAACCGCTTGCAACGCGGCACCGCCACGCTCAGCTACACCCTGGCCAAGGGCCGGCCGGAGCTCATCCCCGATCAGACCTACAGCCTCACCGGCATCAAGACCGAGATTGCCGAAATCATCTGGCTCGGCGGCAACATCCGCCACAGCTTCACGCCCGACAGCTACACCACGTCCTTGGAGCTGGAATCACAATTGCCGCACGGCGAAGACATCGCCGGCCTCGCCGAGCAGAGCGACACCTATACCGGCATCGTCGCCTGGTACCGCGACGCCAAAACCGGCAAGCAACACCAGCTCACCGAAGGCGACCAGACCAACCCCCGCCGCCTCACCCACCTCTACGAGAGCAAGGCCAGCGCCCAGCGGGCGGTTAAGCGCGAGGTAGCGCGGTTGAACGACACATAGACAGTCGGCCCCACGAAAGGTAGCGTTACGCCACCACGACTGTAGGGATACATCTATGTTCATTGAGTTGATTGACGCACGAGGGGAAGTGAAGAAATTTGCGTCTCAGAAGTCGTTCAAGATGTTCGCGCGAAAAGAAGTTAAGTTCTGGCAAGATATTCAGGAAAAATATCCCCCTCGTAATGACTACCGAGGATACGGCGGAAAACATTGCGGACAAAGTCTCACAGAAATTTTACAGTCCGCTAAGCAAATTGAGATTTTGTTTCAAAAGCTGGCCGGCAAAAGAGCATACGAAAACACCCCTGAGCTTTTGAACCTAAAAGAGGGCATCAGATCGCGCTGGCTATTAAGCAGCTCTGAGTTCGCCAGAAAATGGCTTAAACTATATGAAACAGAACAAACATATGGCGATGACTTCTACTACACATCCATAGAGAAATCATCTACACCAGGTGTCTTCGCAGCCAATGAGCTCACAATAAGAAAAATCCTTCCTGAAAGTATTGAAACAACCCTTAACCTAACAAGAGAGCACATTCAAGAGCTGAGTAATTCAATTGACGAGGTCAACAGCCTCAAGGAACGGATATTCAAATCAGCCGAAAAACAGCGCACCCAACTAGACAACCAACTTCACAGACAAAACACCCTTTGGAAAGAAAGCCTGAGCCATCTGGAGGCGACCTATCAAGAGCATCTCCGGCTCAAAGGACCTGCCAACTACTGGGAGGAAAAGTCCCGGACTCACTGGGTGCGCGGCACTATTTTTTTCGTCTTGCTATTCGCACTGCTAATTTCTTCGATAGTGGGCTTTGGAATTTTCTTTTCCATTTGGCTGGCAGGAGAGCGAACACCTGTCTCACTGAGCCATATCGAAGGTCTGTTAATATTCGTCGCCATGATTTCTACGCTGGCATTCCTATCCCGAGTTCTCTCCCGTGTGGCATTTAGTGAGTTCCATCTGCAGCGTGACGCAGAAGAAAGACTACAGCTGACCCACCTTTATCTTTCGCTCAGTAAAGAAACATCTCTCGAAGATGATGCTCGCGTGATCATTCTTCAGTCCCTGTTTAGCCGGGCCGAGACAGGATTGTTAGTGAATGAATCTGGGCCTACGATGCCAGGAATCGTAGATCTATTGAGCGCCATCAAGAAGTCCAGCTAGACAGCTATCTAGCGGACAGCACCAGAACAGCACAGTCACACAGTATTGCGCATCAGCATCACTACTTTTCGGATAGGCATGCACATGGAAGCAGGATTTTCCATTCTAACTTTTTATGTATATTTCCCACTACTACTAGCCGCAATAAGCCTTTATGCAAAAAGGCAAGGCTTCGCCCATCTCAGTCCTTTGGGATTTCTTTTCAACCGACTCAAGTATGCCAGCACTGAAAACAGATACTTTGGCCTTTTAGTTCTAGTCATTTTATTTTCCGCCCCCGCCGCCGCATACGCAAAATATATCAACAACGACAGCACAATAGCAAAAGCCATTGCAACATCAGCCTTAGCAGCACTACCAACAATATCGGTGATATTTATATTTTTCTCCGAAACCATCAGAAAAATCTATAAGAAGTACGCACTATTCTTCACTGCCATCATTAGCATTTCGGCTGCAATAAACTATTCAATGGCAACTAGCTTTGCAGAGGGCATCATCAATGACCTGACGGGTGTCAGAGCAAGCGAGCTTCCAACGGCTTTAACAAGACTCACACTAATCATGACACCGGTAGCTTGTGTATTCGCAATCACAATCTGGTCGCTTGTGTTCTACATTATTACGCTTTTCCTACCATCCAACAGGAGCCGTAAAGCCAGCACAAGCTCCCCCTGCTCTCCTCTAAGCACGCCCACAAAAATAGATCACCTTGCAGATTTTACTAGCGGCTATGCAGTAGCGCTTGGATTTTCAATGCTGGCAATCGCACCTTTAAGTATCGCCAGCTTTATACTTAGCTCTAACTGGGCAGATCAAAAAGTTAGAGAACAGCTGGTCAGCGCGAGTTTCCATATACAAGCAAAGACTTGCGGAGTCGAGAATATAAAAGGCGCCAAAATCGCATACCTGGAGTATGGGAAAGCACTCATTGCAATTCCTGACAAGGAGAAGAGCTATATCTTCGATCGAGTACTTTGCACTCAAACATGGGCTACCGCTGACAAGTTAAATACTACTTACGGCGCGCCGGTCGTTTCTCAGCCGTAACAATGTAGCAAGCCCCGCACTCAGCGGGGCTTCTTCTTTCACCTGGGCGAATCTCGCGTCGCCAGCGCTTCGATCGCACGACGCATAAACGCCTGTTCGCCCTGGTCGAGCTGGCGGTAGAACCGCAGCAATAGCCGTTCCTCTGGCGTTACCCACTCCTGCAAGGGCTGCACACCCTGATCCTCGGGTTGACCGGCCGCAGCCTCTCGAACATCACTACTCATCTGCATACTCCGTCATTGGCAGTTGTCCGAAAACCTTACCGCCCTTCTGAAATATGCAACCCCGCATAAACCGGGGCTCTCAGCGCACCTCGGGCAAATCCCCCCAGCGGCTTGTATAGCGCGGCGAACGCAGCTCCTGCTTCATCGACCACCCGCCCAACGCCGGCACACGCGCCAGGCGCACCGTGCCGCGCCCCATGGTGTGGTTGATCTTGTCCAGCGTCGCCATCAGCTCAGCGCTGCGCGGCCGTGGCGCCGGCGCGAACAGATCGGCCTGTACCTGCCCCGGGCTGGCCAGGTTCATCAGCATCACCCCGGCTTTCTGGTACCGGTAGCCGTCGCGGTAAATGCTCTCCAGGCCGGCCAGCGCCGCCTGCACCAGGTCACGCGAGTCATTGCTCGGCGCATGCAGCGGCACGCTTGCCGTGCGCGCATAGCGCGGCTCGTCCGGGTTAAACACCCCGGTGCGGATATACACCTGCAGCAACTGGCACACATCGCCTTGCGCTCGCAGCTTCTCGCCGGCGCGGCAGGCGTAGGTGGCCACCGCTTCGCGCAGCGGCGCCAAGGCCGTCACCCGGCTCGAAAACGAGCGGCTGCAGGTGATCATCTGTTTCGGCTCCGGCCCCTCGTCCAGGGCGAAGCACGGCTCGCCGCGCAGCTCGCGAATCGTCTTTTCCAGCACCACCGAGAACTGCTTACGCATCGTCTTGGCGTCCTGCTGCGCTAGATCCCACGCCGTGTTTATGCCCATCG
Protein-coding regions in this window:
- a CDS encoding phage tail protein, whose product is MPFLVPAPALVITDETLCARIDTAADAARRAVAGDPLRAVEYDRARLAAEQFAAAGYQGEVPTMVAAWAINGRTPQQAADSILAEAAAYTNALELLRTTRLAAKEQIRVLMAANQVEQAQQLTDQTIAAIEAAVAGIGNNA
- a CDS encoding phage tail sheath protein, with the translated sequence MSTEFHHGVRVLEINEGTRPIRTISTAVVGMVCTASDADPEVFPLNKPVLLTNVLTASGKAGELGTLARSLDAIADQTKPVTVVVRVADGEGEDAAAKEADQTTKIIGGVTAGGQYTGLKALMAAEAQLGVRPRILGVPGLDNLPVTTELATIAEQMRAFAYASAWGADNVSEAIAYREGFGSRELMLIWPDFINWDTATSSNAPAAAVARALGLRAKIDQQVGWHKTLSNVAVNGVTGLSRDIYWDLQNPATDAGLLNASEVTTLIRRDGFRFWGNRTTSADPLFAFENYTRTAQVLADTMAEAHFWAVDKPMHGSLVKDIIDGINAKFRELKTGGYIIDGQCWFDEDANDKDTLKAGKLFLDYDYTPVPPLEDLTLRQRITDRYLINFADSVKA
- a CDS encoding phage major tail tube protein; translation: MALPKKLKHMNIFNDGNSHQGEAKTVTLPNLTRKLEAFRGAGMDGPVKADLGMGDDGIQLSYTLGGWALITLRQYGAVRADGVMLRFMGSVQRDDTGEVSAVEVVVRGRHEEISFGDASPGEDTEHEITVTCSYYKLTVDGEDIIEIDLLNFVFIVDGTDLLEAHRRNIGL
- a CDS encoding phage tail assembly protein, whose amino-acid sequence is MDNDEKKQDSAAAEAAPAKNPNEATVTLDTPIVRGNQTINEIVLRKPKSGELRGVALTDLLQMDVLALRKVLPRITTPSLTDYEIGNMDPADLVDCAGKVAVFLLKKSAREAVLDA
- a CDS encoding GpE family phage tail protein, translating into MADIAMVFHWAPADMDAFGLAELIDWREEARKRWERQHGQ
- a CDS encoding phage tail tape measure protein, which translates into the protein MANDLKMEVILQAIDRATRPIRAITQGSVGLGRALKESRDQLKAMQAQQRDISSWRTLRTAAGQTEQSLQQARDRVKELGRQMAANGVPTRQMQRDLQGAIREATKLKREHQEQQTQLQGLRNKLNAAGISTRNLSTHERELRGRIEHTNKSIADQTKRMQALSQQTKRLAQARAQYDKTQQLAGSMAGSGAAGLASGSGILYGLRTVLAPGLEFDTTMSKVQALTGLDKADEQLAAIRAQARKLGAETMFSATDAAQGQAFLAMAGFTPKNIMAAMPGLLDMAKAGDMELGRTADIASNILGGFRIDPSEMGRVADVLTKAFTTSNMNLEMLGDTMSYVGPVAATAGMSLEEAAAMAGLLGNVGIQATKSGTTLRAMLLRLAAPVGPAQKAMKELGISAKDSEGNIRGITTVLGEVAKATEKLGDGDRLEYFKAIFGEEPAAGMAELIHQAGAGGILKYLEVVENNAGAAAKTAKIMADNLTGDLDELFSGLDEVRIELFDQQNGALREFVQGLTEMVGRLGVWVKENPKLTAQILKMVAGLGLIMATMGGLTLMLASILGPFAMVRYAMMLLGIKSLGAVAGLKAVGGVLVWLGRALMLNPIGLAITALAAAALIYENWDRIVPFFQSLWPRVTEGIANLWAEIKAGFAGGFSGITALILNFSPLGLFYRAFATVMSYFGVELPTKFSELGGNIIQGLINGFTSMFPKLASAIGGVAEGVVTKFKGLLGIHSPSRVFAELGGFTMQGLEKGLVGGQGGPLDAVLGLGKQLAAAGAITFGAAGSAIAMDNRPPLGAGGPVGGAQVQQAAPIVINVHAAPGMDEQQLARQVAAEVAKIQRAQQARSRSALSDQD
- a CDS encoding phage tail protein, translated to MMMALGMFTFGLPTIAYQELQRSTEWRHGSTSRIGTNPASQYLGRGEDTITLPGTLLPGLVGSPLSLDTLRMMADTGKAWPLVGGTGRIYGAWVITSISETQQIFFEDGTPRRYEFTINLKRIDDGRTDMLGSLTGILGGALRGVLGGLL
- a CDS encoding phage late control D family protein, with the translated sequence MLERAANGYRDLTAYPRPICRLVVNGTDITNAIEARLISIELTDNRGLEADQLDISLSDHDGLLAIPPRGATLELWLGWSDTGLVDKGTYTVDETEHSGAPDTLSIRARSADMRGGLKVKRERSWDGTPLAFIISAIATAYGLTPLVGAGLAAINIAHLDQANESDANLLSRLGREHDAIATVKAGRLLFMPTGKATTASGLALPHVTLTRADGDQHRFLQADRDAYTGVKAYYYDVNSADKKEAIAGAGDNLKELRHSYTDQASALQAARAEFNRLQRGTATLSYTLAKGRPELIPDQTYSLTGIKTEIAEIIWLGGNIRHSFTPDSYTTSLELESQLPHGEDIAGLAEQSDTYTGIVAWYRDAKTGKQHQLTEGDQTNPRRLTHLYESKASAQRAVKREVARLNDT
- a CDS encoding DUF6161 domain-containing protein, whose protein sequence is MFIELIDARGEVKKFASQKSFKMFARKEVKFWQDIQEKYPPRNDYRGYGGKHCGQSLTEILQSAKQIEILFQKLAGKRAYENTPELLNLKEGIRSRWLLSSSEFARKWLKLYETEQTYGDDFYYTSIEKSSTPGVFAANELTIRKILPESIETTLNLTREHIQELSNSIDEVNSLKERIFKSAEKQRTQLDNQLHRQNTLWKESLSHLEATYQEHLRLKGPANYWEEKSRTHWVRGTIFFVLLFALLISSIVGFGIFFSIWLAGERTPVSLSHIEGLLIFVAMISTLAFLSRVLSRVAFSEFHLQRDAEERLQLTHLYLSLSKETSLEDDARVIILQSLFSRAETGLLVNESGPTMPGIVDLLSAIKKSS
- the umuC gene encoding translesion error-prone DNA polymerase V subunit UmuC, giving the protein MPTFALVDCNNFYVSCERLFRPDLRSVPMVVLSNNDGCVVSRSNEAKALGIGMGEPYFKIRDLVREHGVQAFSSNYALYGDISARVQTVLREMAPRIDVYSIDECFLDLAGLGLPLAAYGRHVRAEVLRLAGMPVGVGISTTKTLAKLANWAAKRRSQSGVVVATRPEQQAALLKDAPLGEVWGVGRKLQGHLGAMGINTAWDLAQQDAKTMRKQFSVVLEKTIRELRGEPCFALDEGPEPKQMITCSRSFSSRVTALAPLREAVATYACRAGEKLRAQGDVCQLLQVYIRTGVFNPDEPRYARTASVPLHAPSNDSRDLVQAALAGLESIYRDGYRYQKAGVMLMNLASPGQVQADLFAPAPRPRSAELMATLDKINHTMGRGTVRLARVPALGGWSMKQELRSPRYTSRWGDLPEVR